TCGTGTTCGTCGAAATGCTTACATAGAAGGTATATATGATAATAATGAGGCAGAGTATGCAGCGTTATTATATGGAATGGATGTATTAGAAGAATTAGGAATCAAATATGAATCAGTTACGCTTCATGGTGATTCTCAAGTCGTACTTCAGCAATTAGCTGGACAGTGGCCATGCTATGATGAACATTTGAATCACTATTTAGATCAAATTGAACAAAAAGCAAAGCAAATGAAATTGAAGCTTGTCTGTGAGCCAGTAACAAGAAAACAAAATAAAGAAGCACATCAATTGGCCGCGCAAGCATTGGAAGGGACACCGATCGATAGTCATAAGGAAGTAACAGAATAGAGAGGTGCACTGGTGAATAAGAAGCAGCTCATTATAGAGGTAAATGATTTATTAGAGACGTATTGTGAAGGATGTTTTTTACAAGAACACTATAGAAAAACACAAAGTAAGTACTATGCCCATTCTTTTTGTATTCGGCAATGCACAGTGGGAGCGAAGTTAAAAGAATATGGCAATCAATTATCATAAAAAACATCCAGAGGTAGCTCTGGATGTTTTTTTAATGCTTAGCTTCTTTCAATTGGTGTTCGCATAGGCTTAGTTTTTTTTCTTCATTCATTAAGAAAGGCTCGTCTAAATCTGTTGCAACAGATTTCATTGTTTCAAGCTGAGAGCGTGCAGATTCTACTGCAGTCGTCGCATGCTGCAGTGATTCAGGATCCATTGTAATTGTAGCAGAACCTACCATTTTTTGTGCTGTTTCTACACGGAATTTTACTTCTTCAAAATCATTTACATGTGAACCCATTGTCGATTCCTCCTTTGTATTCTGTCACATTTCACATAGTTTTTACTCTGCAAAAAGGAAATATACAAAGGAATAACAAAGGAGGTTACCAAATAAGGTAACCTCCTGTTATATGTTGGATTAAAGTTTTACTACGTTAGCAGCTTGTGGTCCACGGTTTCCTTCAACGATGTCGAAAGATACTTCTTGACCTTCTTCTAAAGCTTTGTAGCCTTCGCCTTGAATAGCTGTGAAATGTACGAATACATCGTCAGCACCTTCAATTTCGATAAATCCAAAACCTTTTTCGTTGTTAAACCATTTTACTTTTCCTTGCATGTTACAATTCCTCCTAAAAAACGATTACTTTTTCATTTAGTGAAGTTCATTTGAAATATTTGCGAATTCATAAAACTGAAAATGCTATATTATCGAATATTCTGCTAAATGATATTTTAAATATACATGAAATGGTAGATTTTAGTCAAGTAAGCGGTTTTATATTTTTGTATTTTCAAATAATTTTTACACAAGTTTCTAAAATGGTATAGGACAACTTATATTCTTAATATGCTTAAATGAATGCTGTACATAATGAGGTGAGAGAATGAGTAAGTCTTATTTGTTAGATAATCAAGAAATTAAAACTAGGAGTGATATACCAAGTTGGGTTTCAAAAGAATTTGAGAATTTTTCTAATGTTGTATTAGAGCCAACTTTTCCGTGCTATTTTGGCTTAACGGCCTTAAAGAAAAATGAACTTCGTTACTCGTTTTTATCTCAGGATGATTGGAGTCATTTACCCAAGACTCTGTTTTCTTTTTTACAGTTAATGAATGAGCGACCAGTTGTAAGAAGAGGTTTTTTTCTTTTTGTTGAGCCAGAGTGTGAAGAAAGATCGCTCGAATATTACCGCATGTACTTTTGGAGAGTGCTACAATATTTACATGAAAAGGATGAACAGCCATGGCCAGAGCAAATTCCAAAAAATCCAGATCATTACTTATGGGAATTTTCATTTGGTGGGGAGCCGATGTTTGCATTTGGGAATGCTCCTGCCTATAAACAGAGAAAAACGAGGCATTTAGGAAATTCGCTCATTATAGGATTTCAGCCACGGATCATATTTGATGGATTAGAAGGAGATCGACCGAAAGGGGCATATTCCAGACAAACGGTTAGAGAACGAGTGGAAAAGTGGGATCAGCTGCCGAAACATCCCAATATAAGTCACTATGGTGATCCGAATCATCAGGAATGGAAACAATATTTTATTGGAGATGACATCGAACCAATCGAAGGAAAATGTCCATTTCATCATAAAGTACTAAAATGAAAGCCATCATTAAGGATGGCTTTTTTGCATATTTTGGATGAAAAAGGGCATTTTATATATGTATATTTTTTATAAAAGTTAGTCTATTTTTAGTACTGTTTACATTAGCTAATAGTAAAATGATATAGAAAGGATAGAGCGATGTTTGGAGCAATTATACAGCAATTTATACTAGGAATTTCACTAGCGGCACCAGTAGGGCCAATTAATATTGAAATGTTAAAAAGAGGGATCGAACGTGGGTTTTGGCATGCTTGGTTTGTTGGGATAGGAGGCATGAGTGCAGATATTTTATTTATGCTGCTTATTTACTTTGGATTATCTTCTGTATTTATGTATACATATGTACAAGCATTTATGTATTGTATAGGTTTTTTCTTATTGTTTTATTTAGGATTTCAAAGTGTAAAACAAGGAATTTCACATTCAAATATGGAATATAAACAAGAAGAGGTAGGTGGACTTCGTCAATCCTTTATGGCAGGATTTTTAATTGCGGTATCTAATCCGTTAAATCTTGTCTTTTGGTTTGGTGTATATGGGAGTACGCTTAATTCACTGCTCACGAAAGTAACAAAACAAGAGGCCTTTTTATATAGTCTTTGCATAATTGGTGGCATTATTTTATGGAATTTAAATATTGCCTTTTCTGTTCATTTTGGACGCACAGTGCTTAAACCAAAGGTACTCGGTTATATTACAGCGGGAGCTGGATTTATCTTAGTCGGGTATTCGATTCATTTTGCGTATAAAGCTTTACAGTTGTTCATATAAGATTGAAGGGGAGATTTTTATGTATCGAACCACAGTTAATGGAAAAGAAATTATCATTACATTAGCACCAAAAATTCGAAAAGAAATAACGGATAGGGACCCTTTATATGAGGCCGTTCTTCAAACTGTTGAAAGACTACTTCAAACAAAGCAGCCAACATTTGCTGTAAATCATGCAATACTGGGACTGATTATTGGAGAGGTACAGGGAGGTGAAGTAACTGTCTTTGCAGTTGAACACATTATACCGAAACAAAATATATTTGGTTCGCAAAATTTTTTCTCTACAATAGAACAGCGAGCAAATTTGTGAGTAAAAGAGAATAAGATAGATAGAATGAAAACAGTCGTAACGATATGTTATGGCTGTTTTTTCTAAGAAAGGGGATAGGATGAATGAAAAGGGTGATGAAGGAGTTCTTTTTCCAACATGATATTGTGATTATGTTTGGAGTATTTATATTGTTTATCATTATTTTGAAAATGCAATTATTTACAGGGGTGGCGATTTTATCATGTCTTGCGGGAATCGTTTTTTATACAATCAATGAGTATATAACATATCGGTTTTTATTTCATATGAAACCTCCTAAAAATGTTAAAGAGATTACATTATGATCACCATGTGTACCCGGATGATTTAAAGCTATTATTTTTACCAGTATGCTATAGCATGACAGGATTTGCAATTTATTTGTTCATTCTGTATGGACTTACAAGTAATATAACGATTACATTTTCATTTGGAATTGGGATGATTATCATGTTGCTCGTCTATGAATGGAAACATTACATAGCGCATAGACCAATCCGTCCTTTGACTGGTTTTGGTAGATGGCTAAAAAAACAACATATTTTGCATCATTATAAAAATGAAAATTATTGGTTTGGTGTGTCGAATCCAGTTTGTGATTTCTTATTTGGAACTTATAAAAACGGAAAAGATGTTGAATTAAGTAGGACGGCACGTAACTTAGAAAAAGAGAAGGACAAGAAAGTGGTGCGATGAGCACTTCTTTTTATTTTAAAAAAATATATTAAAAAATTAGGAAAATATGACGAAAAATGTCTATCGAAAAATCTTTGCAGAGGAGAAGAGATTGTCTAAAATAAATGTAAGTTTCTGAATATTTATAAAATTTAGCTTTTGGTTTATGAGGGGGAATTTTATTTAAGGATTGAAGGAAAGGGGAGAGGACAAATGAAACGAGAGAGTTCAGCACGTAAGTTGCAAAGTGAGGTAAATTATACAGAAGTCGTCCAGTCAGCGGAATTTCAAGCATTGCTAGAAAAGAAGCGAAAGTTTATTGTTCCGATGAGCATTTTCTTTTTAAGCTTTTTTATTGCTCTGCCGCTTTTGACTTCTTATTCAAAAGTGTTGAATACACCAGCGTTTGGAGATGTTACATGGGCGTGGATCTTTGCTTTTACACAATTTGTTATGACGTGGTCGTTATGTATGATGTATAACAAAAAAGCGGAATCGTTCGACAAAACTTCGCAAAAAATTCTTCAAGATATACAAAAAGGGAGGGGATAAATTTGAACGTAACGGCGTTTGCACTTTTTTTAATTATCGTTCTTGGTACGCTCGTCATTACATATTTTGCATCGAAAAAGACGAAAAATGCGAGCGAGTTTTATACGGCAGGAGGAGGCTTAACTGGGTGGCAAAATGGTTTGGCCATTGCGGGAGATTATATGTCAGCTGCTTCTTTTTTAGGGATTGCAGGCGCAATCGCATTAACTGGATTTGATGGTTTCTTTTATAGCATAGGCTTTCTTGTTGCCTATTTAGTTGTATTATATCTGGTTGCTGAACCGCTTAGAAACTTAGGGAAATATACATTAGCTGATATGATTGCAGCACGTTTTGATGCGAGAAAAGTGCGCGGAGTTGCAGCTTTAAATACGATGACGATTTCAATTTTCTATATGATTGCACAGCTTGTGGGAGCAGGAGCACTTATTAAATTATTATTAGGGATTGAATATACGACATCCGTCTTAATTGTTGGAACGTTAATGACGGTGTATGTGATTTTTGGAGGTATGACAGCGACGAGTTGGGTGCAAATTGTAAAAGCTGTCTTGCTAATGGCAGGGACATTTATTATTTCAGTAATTGTATTTGCTAAATTTAATTTTAGCGTGACAGAAATGTTTGCGCAGATGAAAACGGCAACACCTCTAAAAGAGGCATTTTTAAATCCAGGTGTGAAATATAAAAATGGATTAGATACGATTTCTTTAAATTTAGGTCTTGTTTTAGGAACAGCTGGTTTACCTCATATTCTTGTTCGCTTTTTCACTGTTCGTGACGCGAAAACAGCACGTCAGTCTGTTGTATATGCAACGTGGTTAATTGGTGCATTTTATATTATGACCATTTTCCTAGGTTTTGGTGCAGCTGCATTTGTAGGGAATGCTGCAATTATTCAGGCAAATCCAGCTGGTAATATGGCAGCACCTTTATTAGCAAAAGCACTTGGGGGAGATTTCTTATTTGCATTCGTTTCTGCAATTGCATTCGCGACGATTTTAGCCGTTGTAGCTGGTTTAGTTTTAACAGCCGCTTCAGCTTTCGCACATGATTTCTATAATGAAATTATTCGCCGAGGAAAATCAACAGAAAAAGAGCAGGTGTCCATGGCACGCTATGCATCAATTGGTGTAGCTGTATTATCTATTATTTTAGCGTTATTTGCTCAAACGTTAAATGTTGCGTTTCTAGTGTCGTTAGCATTTGCGGTTGCTGCAAGTGCTAACTTACCAGTGATTTTGTTTACAATTTATTGGAAACGTTTTAATACAACAGGAGCAATTTGTGGAATGGTTGTTGGGTTAGTATCAGCTATCGTATTAGTGGCACTAAGCCCGAATGTTTGGAATCCTGAAGCTGGGAAAGCAATCTTTGTTGGAAAAGCATTATTCCCTTATACAACACCTGGAATTATTTCTATTCCACTTGGATTTTTAGCAGCGTATTTAGGGACAATCTTTTCAAGTAAGAAAGAAGATGCAGCGAAGTTCGATGAAATCCTTGTTAAATCTAACACAGGTCATGGAGTTAGTGACGTGTCTGCGCATTAAGAAGAAAGAGAGCTTTCCAGTTGCTTGGAGAGCTCTTTTGTTTTGTAATGTTGCTTGAAAATATTACTCGGCAGTCGGTAGGATTTATTTTGTTCATGTGGAATGAAAATAAATAGGGAAAAGTTTTATCTCATCATGGCGCCAGTACAGCTTGGGAAAATATAAGTTGTTTTGGAAGGTGGAATGTATGATGAAAACGAAACAATCAGATGCATTATTAGCAAAGGATGAAAAGTATGTGTGGCATGGAATGCGTCCTTTTAGTCCAAATAGTACAATGGTTGGGGCAAAAGCAGAAGGATGCTGGGTAGAAGATATAGAGGGGAAACGGTACTTAGATGGGATGAGTGGGCTTTGGTGTGTGAATAGTGGATATGGAAGAAAAGAGCTTGCTGAAGCAGCGTATGAGCAATTGCAAAAATTATCATATTTTCCAATGTCACAATCTCATGAACCTGCAATTCAGCTTGCTGAAAAGTTAAATGAATGGCTTGGAGGAGAGTATGTTATTTTCTTCTCTAACAGTGGATCGGAAGCGAATGAAACAGCATTTAAAGTTGCTCGTCAATATTATGCTCATAAGGGAGAGTCACACCGTTATAAATTTATGTCACGTTATCGTGGTTATCATGGAAATACAATGGCGACGATGGCAGCGACAGGACAGGCACAGCGGAGGTATCAGTATGAGCCATTTGCTTCTGGCTTTTTACATGTTACGCCACCAGATTGTTACCGAATGCCAGAGATTTCGTCACAAAATATTTATGATGTAGAGTGTGTGAAAGAAATTGATCGTGTTATGACGTGGGAACTAAGTGAAACGATAGCTGGATTGATTATGGAACCAATTATTACAGGCGGAGGAATTTTGATGCCCCCGCAAGATTATATGAAAGCTGTTCATGAGACGTGTCAAAAACATGGTGCATTGCTAATTAGTGACGAAGTAATTTGTGGTTTCGGTCGTACAGGAAAAGCGTTTGGTTTTATGAATTATGATGTAAAGCCTGACATTATTACAATGGCAAAAGGGATTACAAGTGCATACTTACCGTTATCAGCAACAGCAGTGAAGAAAGAGATTTATGAAGCATTTAAAGGAAAGGGAGAATATGAATTTTTCCGTCATATTAACACGTTTGGTGGCAATCCAGCAGCTTGTGCGTTAGCACTTAAAAACTTAGAGATTATGGAAAACGAAAATTTAATTGAGCGTTCTGCACAAATGGGATCGCTTTTATTAGAGCAATTAAAAGAAGAAATAGGAGATGATCATCCACTTGTTGGAGATATTAGAGGGAAAGGGTTGCTAGTTGGCATTGAGCTGGTAAATGACAAAGGAACAAAAGAACCAATTGATAATGATAAAATTGTCAGTGTAGTGAATGCTTGTAAAGAAAAAGGATTAATCATTGGGCGTAACGGAATGACAACAGCAGGCTATAATAATGTTTTAACGTTAGCACCGCCTCTTATTATTTCAAGTGAAGAAATTGCTTTTGTTGTCGGGACATTGAAGACAGCGATGGAACGTATTTAAAAAAACCGATTCATCCCCCACCTTCACTTCGTTTAGAGGAGGGGGTCTTCTCGGTTAAAATGATAAAAAATGAGATGATTGTCTTTTGAAGAGAATCATCTCGTTTTTTATATTATGAAACTAGTACTCTATATAGCTATTATGCACTTTGTTTTAATTGCTTATCTTTTACACCGAAAGAATATTTTAACATTGGTGGTGTAATCATGGTTGTTAAAATAACGACAATTACAATTGCTGTAAAGTAATCTTGTGCTAGTAGTCCAGAAGTAAGCCCCTGTCCTGCAATGATAAGAGCAACTTCACCGCGTGAAACCATTCCGGACCCAATGATTGTAGATGATTGTAAATCAAATCCTGTCATGCGCGCTCCGAAGCCACAACCAATCAGTTTTGTTAATACAGCAATTACAGTTAAAGCCAAGATAAACCATACTTTATCTCCAATGCCTGCAAACGTAATATTCATACCAATGCTTACAAAGAAGATAGGAACGAACATT
This sequence is a window from Bacillus pseudomycoides DSM 12442. Protein-coding genes within it:
- a CDS encoding ribonuclease H family protein, translated to MKYKMNWLYKTKHGLQTELITDYMSMEEALQFAVDFEKTGRVKELVFYDEMGAEWTLKEMKKLSKQVEEDPQEIRIYFDGGYDIETKEAGLGICVYYKKGKKVYRVRRNAYIEGIYDNNEAEYAALLYGMDVLEELGIKYESVTLHGDSQVVLQQLAGQWPCYDEHLNHYLDQIEQKAKQMKLKLVCEPVTRKQNKEAHQLAAQALEGTPIDSHKEVTE
- a CDS encoding zinc-finger domain-containing protein — its product is MNKKQLIIEVNDLLETYCEGCFLQEHYRKTQSKYYAHSFCIRQCTVGAKLKEYGNQLS
- a CDS encoding DUF2564 family protein yields the protein MGSHVNDFEEVKFRVETAQKMVGSATITMDPESLQHATTAVESARSQLETMKSVATDLDEPFLMNEEKKLSLCEHQLKEAKH
- the cspB gene encoding cold shock-like protein CspB, translating into MQGKVKWFNNEKGFGFIEIEGADDVFVHFTAIQGEGYKALEEGQEVSFDIVEGNRGPQAANVVKL
- a CDS encoding YqcI/YcgG family protein — encoded protein: MSKSYLLDNQEIKTRSDIPSWVSKEFENFSNVVLEPTFPCYFGLTALKKNELRYSFLSQDDWSHLPKTLFSFLQLMNERPVVRRGFFLFVEPECEERSLEYYRMYFWRVLQYLHEKDEQPWPEQIPKNPDHYLWEFSFGGEPMFAFGNAPAYKQRKTRHLGNSLIIGFQPRIIFDGLEGDRPKGAYSRQTVRERVEKWDQLPKHPNISHYGDPNHQEWKQYFIGDDIEPIEGKCPFHHKVLK
- a CDS encoding LysE family transporter, which gives rise to MFGAIIQQFILGISLAAPVGPINIEMLKRGIERGFWHAWFVGIGGMSADILFMLLIYFGLSSVFMYTYVQAFMYCIGFFLLFYLGFQSVKQGISHSNMEYKQEEVGGLRQSFMAGFLIAVSNPLNLVFWFGVYGSTLNSLLTKVTKQEAFLYSLCIIGGIILWNLNIAFSVHFGRTVLKPKVLGYITAGAGFILVGYSIHFAYKALQLFI
- a CDS encoding DUF485 domain-containing protein, whose amino-acid sequence is MKRESSARKLQSEVNYTEVVQSAEFQALLEKKRKFIVPMSIFFLSFFIALPLLTSYSKVLNTPAFGDVTWAWIFAFTQFVMTWSLCMMYNKKAESFDKTSQKILQDIQKGRG
- a CDS encoding solute symporter family protein, giving the protein MNVTAFALFLIIVLGTLVITYFASKKTKNASEFYTAGGGLTGWQNGLAIAGDYMSAASFLGIAGAIALTGFDGFFYSIGFLVAYLVVLYLVAEPLRNLGKYTLADMIAARFDARKVRGVAALNTMTISIFYMIAQLVGAGALIKLLLGIEYTTSVLIVGTLMTVYVIFGGMTATSWVQIVKAVLLMAGTFIISVIVFAKFNFSVTEMFAQMKTATPLKEAFLNPGVKYKNGLDTISLNLGLVLGTAGLPHILVRFFTVRDAKTARQSVVYATWLIGAFYIMTIFLGFGAAAFVGNAAIIQANPAGNMAAPLLAKALGGDFLFAFVSAIAFATILAVVAGLVLTAASAFAHDFYNEIIRRGKSTEKEQVSMARYASIGVAVLSIILALFAQTLNVAFLVSLAFAVAASANLPVILFTIYWKRFNTTGAICGMVVGLVSAIVLVALSPNVWNPEAGKAIFVGKALFPYTTPGIISIPLGFLAAYLGTIFSSKKEDAAKFDEILVKSNTGHGVSDVSAH
- a CDS encoding aspartate aminotransferase family protein; the encoded protein is MKTKQSDALLAKDEKYVWHGMRPFSPNSTMVGAKAEGCWVEDIEGKRYLDGMSGLWCVNSGYGRKELAEAAYEQLQKLSYFPMSQSHEPAIQLAEKLNEWLGGEYVIFFSNSGSEANETAFKVARQYYAHKGESHRYKFMSRYRGYHGNTMATMAATGQAQRRYQYEPFASGFLHVTPPDCYRMPEISSQNIYDVECVKEIDRVMTWELSETIAGLIMEPIITGGGILMPPQDYMKAVHETCQKHGALLISDEVICGFGRTGKAFGFMNYDVKPDIITMAKGITSAYLPLSATAVKKEIYEAFKGKGEYEFFRHINTFGGNPAACALALKNLEIMENENLIERSAQMGSLLLEQLKEEIGDDHPLVGDIRGKGLLVGIELVNDKGTKEPIDNDKIVSVVNACKEKGLIIGRNGMTTAGYNNVLTLAPPLIISSEEIAFVVGTLKTAMERI